One window from the genome of Yarrowia lipolytica chromosome 1B, complete sequence encodes:
- a CDS encoding uncharacterized protein (Compare to YALI0B04378g, similar to Saccharomyces cerevisiae YBR235W; ancestral locus Anc_6.146, similar to uniprot|P38329 Saccharomyces cerevisiae YBR235W Hypothetical 124.0 kDa protein in PBP2-ABD1 intergenic region), whose amino-acid sequence MPSLTWDIQKPVREETAPIRGGPSNTPDHNYGALQRPCTVQQEEDRLIGDFYKRHNSVAGDKPADTGDEKLGTFSGVFMPTTLNVLSILMFLRFGFILGQVGILGMFALLVLSYAIDLLTTLSISAIATNGTVRGGGAYYMISRSLGPEFGGAIGVVFFFGQVLNAGLNVAGFCQPILSSFGQNAGGFFPEGYWYEFFYATGVLLFCTSICMFGSGLFSQAGKVLFVILIVATVSVPLSVFFVKPFLVTKLDIWYMGPSWDVFSDNLLPRFTTGAVGSDLPPGQMETFTSLFGVFFPATAGIFAGASMSGDLKRPSYSIPKGTLSGLGLTFILYAATILGMGVAIPRALLYKDISVIETVNLSKWLILFGEMSTSLFSSMVGVIGAAYVLQAIAKDALVPYTSFLASEINGLPIPAVFTTYILTQLTLFFPLNRLATFITMAYLMTFVVTNLACFLLKIASAPNFRPSFKYFSSTTAFLGAVSCIASMFIADGWASIGAIVILAFLFILIHYVSPPKPWGDVSQALLYHQVRKYLLRLRQDHVKFWRPQILLLVDDPRSAWGLIKFCNYLKKGGLYILGHVVITKDFQETFKEVKKQQQSWTKLRDMTGAKAFVQIACSPDVVWGARNVFLGSGLGGMKPNITILGSLRDKSQPLDLHRAQTIDMEALPTDNCRKESNIRVTQWVNIIEDIIAMQGNVAIARGFMGMELPGKNIKTTQKYIDLYPIQMSAQVVDENGTSTMTTNFDTYTLILQMGAILRTVPLWKERYTLRVIVFVEFEDAVEEERERVSTLLDTLRIKAKILVLCLNSGNYAAYECIIKGTSNPAVESKLSEQDWWSELVEARESNKPYAFTRKMEEHKVIAIDHKRRHTFSSLSHLGASFSLRANSISSAGTFDSEGFSDYDENSSVIDDEEDEDEDDTSELEQNTSALHRHNSLFSTSRPLDRVKDKSRDDESSSGRSSPSSSTHHERHNSNKPAFTSQAIPKTKVNDNDDDEGNTVMFEHGDDPAHPNVLSFNDVPARAQHIILNDMMATLSSKEDTVVIFSTLPAPSMGTHRSERESLDFVDSLELWCQDLPPVLLLHCQTMTVTTAL is encoded by the coding sequence ATGCCGTCTCTAACATGGGATATCCAGAAACCCGTGCGCGAGGAAACCGCTCCTATACGCGGCGGCCCATCTAACACGCCGGACCACAACTACGGAGCGCTGCAACGGCCATGCACGGTgcagcaggaggaagatCGACTGATTGGAGACTTCTACAAACGACACAACAGCGTGGCCGGAGACAAGCCCGCCGACACGGGCGACGAGAAACTGGGCACGTTTTCGGGCGTGTTTATGCCAACGACGCTCAACGTGCTGTCCATTCTCATGTTCCTGCGATTCGGCTTCATTCTGGGCCAGGTGGGTATCCTCGGCATGTTTGCCCTGCTGGTTCTGTCGTACGCAATTGACCTGTTGACCACGCTGTCAATCTCGGCAATTGCCACCAACGGAACCgtacgaggaggaggagcctaCTACATGATTTCCCGAAGCCTGGGACcggagtttggaggagcGATTGGcgtggtcttcttctttggccAGGTGCTCAATGCCGGTCTCAACGTGGCCGGTTTCTGCCAACCCATTCTGTCGTCCTTTGGCCAGAACGCAGGCGGATTCTTTCCCGAAGGATACTGGTACGAGTTCTTCTACGCCACCGGAGTGTTGCTGTTTTGCACGTCCATCTGCATGTTTGGCTCGGGTCTGTTTTCGCAGGCCGGAAAGGTGCTGTTTGTGATTCTCATTGTCGCAACGGTGTCAGTGCCGCTTTCAGTCTTCTTTGTCAAGCCTTTCCTTGTAACCAAACTTGACATCTGGTACATGGGACCCAGCTGGGACGTGTTCTCGGATAACTTGCTTCCCAGATTCACCACTGGCGCTGTGGGCTCGGATCTCCCCCCAGGTCAGATGGAGACCTTCACCTCCTTATTTGGTGTCTTTTTTCCAGCTACAGCAGGCATCTTTGCAGGTGCCTCCATGAGTGGAGATCTCAAGAGACCCTCGTACAGCATTCCCAAGGGCACTCTGTCAGGTCTGGGACTCACGTTCATTCTTTACGCCGCAACCATCCTCGGAATGGGTGTCGCTATCCCCCGAGCTCTTCTCTACAAGGATATTTCTGTCATTGAGACCGTCAACCTTTCGAAATGGCTGATTCTGTTTGGAGAAATGTCCACctccctcttctcctccatggTCGGAGTCATTGGAGCTGCCTACGTTCTCCAGGCGATTGCTAAAGACGCTCTGGTTCCTTACACGTCTTTTCTGGCGTCGGAAATCAACGGGCTTCCTATTCCAGCAGTGTTCACCACTTATATTCTTACCCAGCTCACTCTCTTCTTCCCTCTGAACAGACTGGCCAccttcatcaccatggCGTATTTGATGACGTTTGTGGTGACAAATCTGGCCTGTTTCCTGCTCAAGATTGCATCTGCTCCCAACTTTCGACCTTCGTTCAAGTACTTTTCGTCCACGACAGCCTTCCTTGGAGCCGTCTCTTGCATTGCCAGCATGTTTATTGCTGACGGATGGGCTTCTATCGGTGCTATTGTCATTCTGGCGTTCCTCTTTATCCTGATTCACTACGTTTCGCCCCCCAAACCGTGGGGAGATGTGTCTCAGGCTCTTCTTTACCACCAGGTGCGAAAGTACCTGCTTCGACTTCGACAGGACCACGTCAAGTTCTGGCGACCGcagattctgctgcttgttgaCGACCCTCGGTCAGCATGGGGTCTCATCAAGTTTTGCAACTATCTCAAAAAGGGAGGCCTGTACAttctgggtcacgtggtgaTCACCAAGGACTTCCAGGAGACGttcaaggaggtcaagaagcagcAACAGAGCTGGACCAAGCTGCGCGACATGACTGGAGCTAAGGCGTTTGTCCAAATTGCCTGTTCCCCAGATGTCGTTTGGGGTGCGCGAAACGTTTTCCTAGGCAGTGGTCTGGGCGGTATGAAGCCTAACATCACCATTCTGGGCTCGTTGCGAGACAAGTCGCAACCTCTGGACCTCCACCGGGCTCAGACTATCGACATGGAGGCTCTTCCCACTGACAATTGTCGAAAAGAGTCTAACATTCGAGTCACCCAGTGGGTCAACATTATCGAGGATATAATTGCTATGCAGGGCAATGTTGCCATTGCACGAGGATTTATGGGTATGGAGCTGCCTGGCAAGAATATTAAAACAACGCAAAAGTACATTGATTTGTACCCCATTCAGATGAGCGCGCAGGTGGTGGATGAGAACGGAACCTCAACCATGACCACCAACTTTGACACCTACACTCTGATCTTGCAGATGGGGGCCATTCTTCGAACTGTTCCTCTCTGGAAGGAGCGATACACTCTGCGAGttattgtttttgtggAGTTTGAAGAtgctgttgaggaggaacgAGAACGAGTGAGCACGTTGCTCGACACCCTGCGaatcaaggccaagattCTGGTTCTGTGTCTCAACTCCGGCAACTATGCTGCGTACGAGTGCATCATCAAGGGCACTTCTAACCCTGCGGTTGAATCCAAGTTGTCTGAGCAGGATTGGTGGTCTGAGCTTGTGGAGGCTCGTGAGAGCAACAAGCCTTATGCTTTCACTCGTAAGATGGAAGAGCATAAGGTGATTGCCATTGATCATAAGAGAAGACACACgttctcttctctgtctCATCTCGGTgcctctttctctctcagAGCCAACTCCATTTCGTCCGCAGGCACTTTTGACTCCGAGGGGTTCTCTGACTACGACGAGAACTCTTCTGTTATtgatgacgaagaagatgaagatgaagacgacACTTCTGAGCTTGAACAAAACACCTCGGCTCTTCACCGTCACAACTCGTTGTTTTCAACCTCCAGACCTCTCGACAGAGTCAAGGATAAGTCCCGTGACGACGAATCTTCCTCTGGACGGTCGtctccttcctcttcaACTCATCACGAGCGgcacaactccaacaagccCGCTTTCACATCCCAGGCTATTCCCAAGACCAAGGTCAACGAtaacgacgacgatgagggCAACACAGTCATGTTTGAGCATGGAGACGACCCCGCGCATCCCAATGTCTTGTCTTTCAACGACGTGCCTGCCCGAGCTCAGCATATCATTTTGAACGACATGATGGCTACTCTGAGCAGCAAGGAGGACACTGTGGTCATTTTCTCGACTCTGCCTGCTCCCTCGATGGGCACTCACAGAAGCGAACGAGAGAGTCTGGACTTTGTCGACAGTCTGGAGCTGTGGTGTCAGGACCTTCCCCCAGTGCTGCTGTTGCATTGTCAGACCATGACTGTTACCACCGCTCTTTAA